A single genomic interval of Granulicella tundricola MP5ACTX9 harbors:
- the rimM gene encoding ribosome maturation factor RimM (Essential for efficient processing of 16S rRNA) gives MTGQNELEERSWTVLAHLLRPQGRRGEVLAELLTDFPERFEDSLAVSLAKPGFSGTAGEARAATVTGFWLPVGKNQGRVVLSLAGIDSINLAETLNGLDVLIPRSDRMELEEGAEYIDDLVGCTVYDGDVEIGVVESVDFPTTPDGGRRLDDAAPLLSVITANEDEVLIPYVQQFLVSLDVDAKRIEMKLPEGLIELNLTEPKSGEQS, from the coding sequence ATGACTGGGCAAAACGAATTGGAAGAACGGTCCTGGACCGTGCTGGCACATCTTCTGCGTCCTCAAGGGCGTAGGGGAGAGGTGCTGGCTGAACTGCTTACGGATTTTCCGGAACGCTTTGAAGACTCCCTGGCGGTTTCGCTGGCCAAACCTGGCTTTAGCGGAACGGCAGGGGAGGCGCGTGCCGCGACTGTCACCGGCTTCTGGCTGCCTGTCGGCAAGAACCAGGGGCGCGTCGTACTCTCACTTGCAGGAATCGACTCGATCAACCTGGCAGAGACCCTCAACGGCCTTGACGTGCTGATCCCGCGGTCTGACCGCATGGAACTGGAAGAGGGTGCGGAGTACATCGACGATCTGGTGGGCTGCACGGTGTACGACGGCGACGTTGAGATTGGCGTGGTGGAGTCCGTAGACTTTCCAACAACACCCGATGGCGGCCGCCGGCTGGACGATGCGGCTCCCTTGCTCTCCGTGATCACTGCGAATGAGGATGAAGTTCTGATCCCCTACGTTCAGCAGTTTCTGGTCTCGCTGGACGTGGATGCGAAGCGGATCGAGATGAAGCTTCCCGAGGGGCTGATCGAGCTGAACCTGACCGAGCCAAAGAGTGGCGAGCAGAGCTGA
- a CDS encoding KH domain-containing protein, which yields MAEVAGHTDRETLIRSMSELVAGMAKALVDSPEGVSVKVETDGDSTVLVLRVAASDLGKVIGKQGRTARSMRTILGAASMKAHHRFALDIQQVDQLEPPTSEK from the coding sequence ATGGCGGAAGTTGCGGGACATACGGATAGGGAAACCCTTATCCGTTCGATGAGTGAGTTGGTCGCTGGAATGGCGAAAGCCCTGGTCGACTCACCGGAAGGCGTCTCAGTCAAGGTTGAAACCGACGGAGACTCAACTGTACTGGTCCTGCGCGTTGCAGCAAGCGACCTGGGTAAGGTCATAGGAAAACAAGGGCGAACAGCCCGGTCGATGCGAACGATTCTGGGCGCGGCCAGCATGAAGGCTCACCATCGCTTTGCACTCGATATTCAACAGGTAGACCAGCTAGAGCCGCCAACCTCAGAGAAATAA
- the rpsP gene encoding 30S ribosomal protein S16, which translates to MIRLARVGATKQPHYRVVVIEKDRARNGRSVEVVGTYNPRTNPATVLLKRDRIDYWTKNGAQLSDRVGKLLAAAPVAVEPAAV; encoded by the coding sequence ATGATTCGTCTGGCGCGCGTAGGCGCAACCAAGCAGCCCCACTACCGCGTTGTTGTCATTGAGAAAGATCGCGCCCGCAACGGCCGTTCGGTTGAAGTTGTCGGCACGTATAACCCCCGCACGAATCCTGCGACGGTTCTGTTGAAGCGCGACCGGATCGACTACTGGACCAAAAACGGCGCACAGTTGTCCGACCGCGTCGGCAAGCTGCTTGCGGCCGCTCCGGTTGCTGTTGAGCCTGCTGCTGTCTAA